The Corynebacterium tuberculostearicum genome window below encodes:
- the fdhD gene encoding formate dehydrogenase accessory sulfurtransferase FdhD: MAGRKNSTFAVTKVRLGDGLQVDTRADTVAGEEPLEIRVGGQTITTTMRTPGHDIELAHGFLHSEGHIASLSDVTEARYCAGATVNGMNTYNLLDIDLAKKNVLDLSDLRLTTTTSACGVCGTSSIEALTKQTRYPIPHIPVDPYVVAKLPDRLRAEQKQFKKTGGIHAAGAFTLDGEPVVIREDIGRHNAADKVIGHLLLEDRLPADDLILVMSSRASFELVQKAAMAGFGMLVAVSAASSLAVETARETGMALVGFARGDRFNLYSGELA, translated from the coding sequence ATGGCCGGCCGCAAGAACTCTACCTTTGCCGTCACCAAGGTCCGCCTGGGAGATGGCCTGCAGGTCGATACCCGCGCCGATACCGTCGCCGGCGAGGAGCCCCTCGAGATCCGCGTGGGTGGTCAGACCATCACCACCACCATGCGCACCCCTGGCCATGACATTGAGCTGGCGCATGGGTTCTTGCATTCAGAGGGCCATATTGCTTCGCTTAGCGACGTCACCGAGGCCCGCTACTGCGCCGGCGCCACCGTCAACGGCATGAATACCTACAACCTGCTCGACATCGATCTGGCGAAGAAGAACGTACTGGACCTGAGCGATCTGCGGCTAACCACCACCACTTCCGCCTGCGGCGTATGCGGCACCTCTTCTATCGAGGCCTTGACCAAACAAACCCGCTACCCGATTCCGCATATACCAGTGGACCCCTATGTCGTCGCCAAGCTGCCAGATAGGCTCCGGGCCGAGCAGAAGCAATTTAAAAAGACCGGCGGCATTCACGCCGCCGGTGCCTTCACCTTGGACGGTGAACCGGTAGTCATACGCGAGGATATCGGCCGCCACAATGCCGCGGATAAGGTCATCGGCCACCTCCTATTAGAAGACCGACTCCCCGCAGATGACCTCATTTTGGTGATGAGCTCCCGCGCCAGCTTCGAGCTCGTCCAAAAGGCCGCGATGGCCGGATTCGGCATGCTCGTTGCCGTCAGCGCCGCCTCCTCCCTGGCCGTAGAGACGGCCCGCGAAACCGGGATGGCGCTCGTCGGCTTCGCTCGCGGCGACCGCTTTAATCTGTATTCCGGCGAGCTCGCCTAG
- a CDS encoding formate/nitrite transporter family protein encodes MSLNDAAKAAAVKKVTLLDESFSRFAVRSTLAGVYLCIGTAFAGVVGQAVNGVAPGLGAVTFALFFGLGLFAILILGADLATGNMMYMVYAASNKQVSWGKAFYLLLITTLFNLVGAVIFAAIMGMSAKFADMDPSHLLVTLSEGKLTKSPQGMLVEGIAANFVVNMGIVGAIFAKDIVSKFFVIIPIIGAFVGLGLEHVIANFCLFSLTLFGSDPLPATLTVGNVALNWILVWIGNLIGGGLLIGGVYAWLNRGPEAYRD; translated from the coding sequence ATGTCTCTCAATGATGCTGCCAAGGCGGCAGCTGTCAAAAAGGTCACCTTGTTGGATGAATCCTTCTCTCGCTTCGCGGTGCGCTCCACCTTGGCCGGCGTGTACCTGTGCATCGGTACCGCATTTGCTGGTGTGGTTGGCCAAGCCGTCAATGGTGTAGCACCAGGCTTGGGTGCGGTGACCTTTGCTCTATTCTTTGGCCTCGGGCTCTTCGCCATTTTGATTCTGGGCGCGGATCTGGCCACGGGAAACATGATGTATATGGTCTATGCCGCAAGCAATAAGCAGGTCTCGTGGGGCAAAGCCTTCTACCTTTTGCTCATCACGACTCTCTTCAATCTGGTGGGCGCAGTCATCTTTGCGGCCATCATGGGTATGTCCGCAAAATTCGCTGACATGGATCCTTCGCATCTGTTGGTCACCCTTTCTGAGGGGAAGCTGACCAAGTCCCCGCAGGGAATGCTGGTAGAGGGAATCGCGGCGAACTTTGTGGTCAATATGGGCATCGTCGGCGCCATCTTTGCTAAGGACATTGTCTCTAAGTTCTTCGTCATCATTCCGATTATTGGCGCCTTTGTTGGCCTGGGCCTGGAGCACGTAATTGCGAACTTCTGCCTGTTTAGTCTCACCCTCTTTGGATCCGATCCGTTGCCTGCAACACTGACTGTGGGCAATGTGGCGCTCAATTGGATCCTGGTGTGGATCGGCAATTTGATTGGCGGCGGTCTGCTGATTGGCGGCGTATACGCCTGGCTTAACCGTGGGCCGGAGGCTTACCGCGACTAG
- a CDS encoding DUF6457 domain-containing protein has translation MSQTHEDPIQSAHEWLEEAARHLGLDPQEATALTREILDLTKDVAHNRSRPAAPLTAFLVGLASSNVEEARSNIDVLKQELQ, from the coding sequence ATGAGCCAAACACACGAGGACCCCATCCAATCCGCACACGAGTGGCTCGAAGAAGCCGCCCGTCACCTCGGCCTCGATCCTCAGGAGGCAACCGCACTCACCCGCGAGATCCTGGACCTCACCAAGGACGTTGCGCACAATCGCTCCCGCCCCGCGGCCCCACTTACTGCCTTCCTCGTGGGTCTAGCCTCCAGCAATGTAGAGGAAGCCCGCAGCAATATCGATGTCTTGAAGCAGGAGCTGCAGTAA